One region of Syntrophobacter fumaroxidans MPOB genomic DNA includes:
- a CDS encoding dynamin family protein, whose protein sequence is MFDYARMRDDLCEVAERLDSAVREETVRHLDALRAKLREEAFNLVVLGQFKRGKSTFINALLGANILPTAIVPLTSVVTILRFGPELKVEVRFLNESRVEINLSELPAHITEREDPENRKGVKEVTVYYPSEYLRGGVRIIDTPGAGSVYAHNTDVAYNFLPQVDAGVFVVSADPPLSGSEHRFLKDVRGYVDKLFFVLNKIDQVSEDERKEALDFTVRILEDDIGEGKVKIYPVSARWALEGKKTGDGGLLERSLLPYFEKQLQEFLVHEKGRVLLQSAVNTLMKLMSDETISFQLEQEAIKLPLQQLTGKINQFETEMRTIEKDRENNRYLLKGGLGRIVSGLDERIAEFRKEQVPALQTRMEKEYERLANGRTGGLRDNLEKAVFEDIRATFNGWRGQLTENLSLQLEAAHREFASRVNELIERILTLTSSIFELKLQPFTSVEGLSRKSDFYFLLKDDPVGLELIQIAVTSALPGFVAKKLIFKNMRTAVAELVDRHCGRVRYDLVNRMTQAVKDFENALNSKLDSTLEGIRISFQKALALHESGKTNADKSLGDLSRKLDSLSGIQDALRSYSMVLDGGDKADVFSSRRESSGRGMSNPG, encoded by the coding sequence ATGTTCGACTATGCCCGGATGCGCGATGATCTTTGTGAAGTGGCCGAACGCCTGGACAGCGCGGTGCGTGAAGAGACGGTGCGGCACCTCGACGCCCTGAGAGCGAAGCTCCGGGAGGAGGCGTTCAACCTGGTAGTCCTCGGCCAGTTCAAGCGAGGGAAATCCACGTTCATCAACGCGCTGCTCGGCGCGAACATCCTTCCCACCGCCATTGTGCCCCTCACTTCCGTCGTGACCATCCTACGATTCGGCCCGGAGCTCAAGGTGGAAGTCCGTTTTCTCAATGAGAGCCGGGTGGAAATCAATCTATCGGAGCTTCCCGCCCACATTACCGAACGCGAAGACCCGGAAAACCGCAAAGGCGTGAAAGAGGTCACCGTTTACTATCCCTCCGAGTACCTGAGAGGAGGAGTCCGCATCATCGACACTCCGGGAGCGGGTTCGGTCTACGCCCACAACACCGACGTGGCCTACAATTTCCTGCCCCAGGTGGATGCGGGAGTCTTTGTCGTATCCGCCGACCCGCCCCTGTCCGGCAGTGAACACCGGTTTCTCAAAGACGTGCGCGGCTATGTCGACAAGCTTTTCTTCGTGTTGAACAAGATCGACCAGGTGAGCGAGGATGAGCGCAAGGAGGCTTTGGACTTCACCGTCCGTATCCTCGAGGACGATATCGGAGAAGGGAAAGTGAAGATCTACCCGGTCTCGGCCCGCTGGGCGCTGGAAGGCAAGAAAACGGGCGACGGCGGCCTGCTTGAAAGGAGCCTTCTCCCCTATTTCGAGAAACAGTTGCAGGAGTTTCTGGTTCATGAAAAGGGGCGGGTCCTTTTGCAGTCCGCGGTCAACACCCTGATGAAGCTGATGTCCGATGAAACCATCTCGTTTCAGCTCGAACAGGAAGCCATCAAGCTGCCCCTGCAGCAGCTCACGGGGAAGATCAATCAGTTCGAAACCGAAATGCGAACGATCGAGAAAGACCGGGAAAACAACCGCTACCTCTTGAAAGGCGGCCTCGGCAGGATTGTCTCCGGTCTGGACGAAAGAATCGCCGAGTTCAGGAAAGAACAGGTTCCCGCGCTGCAGACCAGGATGGAGAAGGAATATGAACGGCTCGCGAACGGCCGGACCGGCGGTTTGCGCGACAACCTCGAGAAGGCCGTTTTTGAAGATATCCGTGCGACCTTCAACGGCTGGCGCGGGCAACTCACCGAGAATCTTTCCCTGCAGCTGGAGGCGGCGCACCGGGAATTCGCCTCCCGCGTCAACGAGCTTATCGAACGCATTCTGACGCTCACGAGCAGCATCTTTGAGCTGAAGCTGCAACCGTTCACTTCCGTCGAGGGCCTGAGCAGGAAGAGCGATTTCTACTTTCTTCTGAAAGACGATCCGGTGGGGCTCGAGCTGATACAGATCGCCGTGACCTCGGCATTGCCCGGGTTCGTCGCAAAAAAGCTGATCTTCAAGAACATGAGGACGGCGGTGGCGGAACTCGTGGACAGGCATTGCGGGAGAGTGCGCTACGACCTGGTCAACCGGATGACTCAAGCCGTCAAGGATTTCGAGAATGCCTTGAATTCAAAGCTCGACTCCACGCTCGAAGGAATCCGCATCTCGTTTCAAAAGGCCCTGGCACTGCACGAGAGCGGCAAAACCAACGCGGACAAGAGCCTTGGCGATCTTTCCAGGAAGCTGGACTCGCTTTCGGGGATTCAGGATGCGCTTCGGTCCTATTCGATGGTGTTGGACGGAGGGGACAAGGCTGATGTGTTTTCGTCTCGCCGGGAATCATCGGGAAGGGGCATGTCAAACCCGGGTTGA
- a CDS encoding 6-phosphogluconolactonase: MALKIYVTSDWDQMSQVAADLIEADIRRKQAVKDEYVLGLATGNSPTGVYKHLAKAFNAGRIGSRGIRTFNLDEYVGLPGENAQQRAMHCESYSYFMIAEFFGLLQEKFSETNVPWGTLVDQEKLVKALEEHPDCYELQGADKGKAVVIRDRAQGYLKTIREEILDAYWKKIDACGGIDLQVIGVGGRGHVAFHESGIPFDGNKVMLVKLDENTVSNAVEDGHFDTREESPWYAVSMGAEQVYKARTVVLVANGARKTGPVTEAILGTATSDVPISYGQKYAAEGGNMVYVLDEIAAAQLLKAKPELQAKGYELVDMRGTPYETVQSLTFARNPETGRLG, translated from the coding sequence ATGGCGTTGAAAATATACGTGACAAGCGACTGGGACCAAATGAGCCAGGTGGCCGCCGATCTGATCGAAGCCGATATCAGGCGCAAGCAGGCCGTCAAGGATGAATACGTGCTCGGCCTCGCCACGGGGAATTCTCCCACCGGCGTTTACAAGCACCTCGCCAAGGCGTTCAATGCGGGACGGATCGGCTCCCGCGGAATTCGAACCTTCAACCTGGACGAATACGTGGGGCTCCCCGGCGAGAACGCGCAGCAGCGGGCCATGCACTGCGAGTCCTATTCCTATTTCATGATTGCGGAGTTTTTCGGTCTCCTCCAGGAGAAATTCAGCGAAACCAATGTGCCGTGGGGAACCCTGGTCGATCAGGAAAAGCTGGTCAAGGCCCTCGAGGAGCACCCGGACTGCTACGAATTGCAGGGTGCGGACAAGGGCAAGGCCGTTGTCATCCGGGATCGCGCTCAAGGGTATCTCAAAACGATCCGCGAAGAAATCCTCGATGCCTACTGGAAGAAGATCGACGCCTGCGGGGGGATCGACCTCCAGGTCATCGGGGTGGGTGGACGGGGCCATGTGGCGTTCCATGAAAGCGGCATTCCCTTCGACGGCAACAAGGTCATGCTGGTGAAGCTGGACGAGAACACCGTTTCCAACGCGGTGGAAGACGGACACTTCGACACCAGGGAGGAAAGCCCCTGGTATGCGGTTTCCATGGGCGCCGAACAGGTTTACAAGGCTCGAACGGTGGTGCTCGTGGCCAATGGAGCCCGGAAGACCGGCCCGGTGACCGAGGCGATCCTGGGAACGGCGACTTCGGACGTCCCCATCAGCTACGGGCAGAAGTACGCGGCTGAGGGCGGAAACATGGTCTACGTTCTCGACGAGATTGCCGCCGCTCAATTGCTCAAGGCGAAACCGGAACTGCAGGCGAAGGGATATGAGTTGGTCGATATGCGCGGCACTCCATACGAGACGGTCCAGTCTTTGACTTTCGCGCGCAATCCCGAGACCGGGCGCCTCGGATGA
- the glmM gene encoding phosphoglucosamine mutase, translating into MGTLFGTDGIRGVANRYPMDAPMAFAVGQAVTYVLKKEKHRTRIIIGKDTRISGYMLESALLAGITSMGGNPYLVGVLPTPGIAFITESMRADAGIVISASHNPYQDNGIKIFGGNGFKLSDEQEEVIENLVLDGKLADKVPPVDRMGQAHRIDDVLGRYIVFLKNTFPRELSMEGMKIVMDTANGATYRVAPESFTELGADLDVIHNAPNGININAACGSQHTEDLRKRVVEKGAAIGLAFDGDGDRLIAVDEQGREITGDQILIICGKMLKGKGRLKNDLLVSTVMSNLGLTVACKKYGFRQHAAKVGDRYVLEDMQRLGSVLGGEESGHVIFLDHHTTGDGILTAIQLIAAMLESGKPLSELARLMDVFPQKLINIDVKSKPDISTLPQVVQAVKDVESALGDQGRVLVRYSGTQNMCRVMVEGPSDEITLKYCRQIADVVKAAIG; encoded by the coding sequence ATGGGTACTTTGTTCGGCACGGACGGCATCAGGGGGGTGGCAAACCGGTATCCGATGGATGCCCCGATGGCTTTCGCGGTCGGCCAGGCCGTCACCTACGTCCTGAAAAAGGAGAAACACCGTACGCGAATCATCATCGGAAAGGACACGCGCATATCGGGCTACATGCTCGAGAGCGCGCTCCTGGCAGGGATCACCTCCATGGGCGGGAACCCTTATCTCGTCGGCGTTCTGCCCACTCCGGGCATTGCGTTCATCACGGAGAGCATGCGCGCGGACGCCGGGATCGTCATCTCCGCCTCGCACAATCCCTATCAGGACAACGGCATCAAGATATTCGGCGGAAACGGGTTCAAGCTGTCCGATGAGCAGGAAGAGGTGATCGAAAACCTCGTCCTCGACGGAAAACTTGCCGACAAGGTTCCTCCCGTCGACCGCATGGGACAGGCGCATCGCATCGACGACGTGCTCGGCCGCTATATCGTGTTTCTGAAGAACACCTTTCCACGGGAGCTGTCCATGGAAGGGATGAAAATCGTCATGGATACCGCCAACGGCGCGACCTACAGGGTGGCTCCCGAGAGCTTCACGGAGCTCGGGGCCGATCTGGACGTGATCCACAACGCGCCCAACGGGATCAATATCAACGCCGCGTGCGGCTCGCAGCACACCGAGGATCTCAGGAAACGCGTGGTCGAGAAGGGGGCCGCCATAGGGCTCGCCTTCGACGGCGACGGCGACCGCCTGATCGCCGTGGATGAACAGGGCCGTGAAATCACCGGCGACCAGATACTGATCATCTGTGGAAAAATGCTCAAGGGAAAAGGCCGTCTCAAAAACGACCTGCTGGTGAGCACCGTCATGAGCAACCTCGGGCTGACCGTGGCCTGCAAGAAGTACGGGTTCAGGCAGCACGCCGCCAAGGTGGGAGATCGTTACGTGCTGGAAGACATGCAGCGGCTGGGCAGCGTTCTGGGAGGCGAGGAATCGGGCCACGTGATCTTCCTCGATCACCACACGACCGGTGACGGCATCCTGACGGCCATACAGCTCATCGCGGCCATGCTGGAATCCGGAAAACCCCTCTCGGAGCTCGCTCGGTTGATGGATGTTTTCCCGCAGAAGCTGATCAACATCGATGTGAAGAGTAAACCGGACATCTCGACGCTGCCGCAGGTGGTCCAGGCCGTCAAGGACGTGGAGTCGGCGCTGGGCGATCAGGGTCGCGTGCTGGTGCGCTATTCCGGCACCCAGAACATGTGCCGGGTGATGGTCGAGGGGCCGAGCGACGAAATCACCCTGAAGTATTGCCGGCAGATCGCCGATGTGGTGAAAGCCGCAATAGGGTAG
- a CDS encoding UDP-N-acetylglucosamine pyrophosphorylase, translating into MELRPASHRKISDLIGKGVDIPNPLTLDIGDEVPVENISGKGVKIYPGCRIYGKSTVIAEGARIGAEGPVTIDNCQIGPQVELKGGYFKGSVFLEKANMALGAHVREGCILEEEANGAHCVGLKQTILFPFVTLGSLINFCDCLMAGGTSRKDHSEVGSSYIHFNYTPDGNKTTPSLIGDVPRGVMLNQPAIFLGGQGGMVGPLRLGFGNVAVAGTVLRKDTPEDRKIITGETYGAAVRDYEPHAYRQLPRILRNNLIYLANLAALESWYEHARKPFFSTMEFGDLLYRGVLDKLALARKERTGRLIALAEKVPGTHEKCGCGAGPAKQACELHDNIGRVCGLFSENLRDGKEAEFRDRFLGAFEKCRRDLDGNYIQHIKALPAEVSQDGIRWLQRIVDDLCRKAGALLPSFGLF; encoded by the coding sequence ATGGAGCTCAGGCCTGCGAGTCATCGGAAGATTTCGGACCTTATCGGTAAAGGAGTCGATATTCCCAATCCGCTGACACTCGATATCGGGGATGAAGTCCCGGTGGAGAACATTTCCGGCAAAGGCGTCAAGATCTACCCCGGATGCCGCATCTACGGCAAGTCCACTGTCATTGCGGAGGGAGCCCGGATCGGAGCGGAAGGTCCGGTGACCATCGACAATTGCCAGATCGGCCCCCAGGTCGAGCTCAAGGGCGGTTATTTCAAGGGGTCCGTCTTCCTTGAAAAAGCCAATATGGCTTTGGGAGCGCATGTCCGCGAGGGCTGCATTCTCGAGGAGGAGGCGAACGGCGCTCATTGCGTGGGCCTCAAACAGACCATCCTCTTTCCCTTCGTGACCCTCGGAAGCCTGATCAATTTCTGCGACTGCCTCATGGCGGGAGGGACGAGCCGCAAAGACCACAGCGAAGTCGGAAGCTCATACATTCACTTCAACTACACGCCGGATGGAAACAAAACGACCCCTTCGCTCATCGGGGACGTGCCGAGAGGGGTCATGTTGAATCAGCCCGCCATCTTTCTCGGGGGCCAGGGCGGGATGGTGGGGCCCCTGCGGTTGGGCTTCGGGAATGTGGCCGTGGCGGGGACGGTATTGCGCAAAGACACCCCGGAGGACCGAAAGATCATTACCGGCGAGACTTACGGAGCGGCCGTCCGGGACTACGAACCTCACGCCTACCGCCAACTCCCGCGTATCCTCAGAAACAACCTGATCTACCTGGCAAACCTCGCGGCGCTCGAATCCTGGTACGAGCACGCGCGCAAGCCGTTCTTCTCGACCATGGAGTTTGGCGACCTCCTCTACCGGGGTGTGCTCGACAAATTGGCGCTTGCCAGGAAGGAGCGCACCGGCAGGCTCATCGCGCTGGCCGAAAAAGTCCCCGGCACCCATGAGAAGTGCGGGTGCGGGGCGGGTCCGGCAAAGCAAGCCTGTGAATTGCACGACAACATCGGCAGAGTGTGCGGGCTTTTCAGCGAGAACCTCCGGGACGGCAAAGAAGCGGAGTTCCGGGACCGTTTTCTGGGCGCCTTCGAGAAATGTCGCCGGGACCTCGACGGGAACTATATCCAACACATAAAGGCCTTGCCCGCGGAGGTTTCGCAGGATGGAATCAGGTGGCTTCAGCGGATAGTCGACGACTTGTGCCGGAAGGCGGGGGCACTCCTTCCATCTTTCGGTCTTTTTTAA
- a CDS encoding DUF488 domain-containing protein — MDLYTIGYEGLTIREFINNLSKNNISIVADIRFNPISRKQGFSKRILCEELAKKGIGYIHFKELGTPKDVRDKFKQTNDEKIFSRKYKRILEAKQQLLFYLCELVKTSTVALMCFEKDPEKCHRTLLAEEIQIISGNCLTVFSI, encoded by the coding sequence ATGGACCTTTACACTATAGGGTATGAGGGGTTGACAATTCGAGAGTTTATTAATAATCTAAGCAAAAACAATATCTCAATTGTTGCGGATATTCGATTCAATCCAATCAGTAGGAAACAAGGGTTTTCGAAAAGGATTTTGTGTGAAGAGCTTGCAAAAAAAGGGATAGGGTATATACATTTTAAAGAGCTTGGAACACCGAAGGATGTCCGTGATAAGTTTAAGCAAACAAATGATGAGAAAATTTTTTCAAGAAAATACAAACGAATCTTGGAAGCTAAACAACAATTGCTTTTTTATTTATGTGAATTAGTGAAAACTTCCACAGTTGCTCTAATGTGTTTCGAAAAAGATCCTGAAAAGTGCCATCGAACACTTTTAGCTGAAGAAATACAAATTATTAGTGGTAACTGCTTAACTGTTTTTTCTATCTAA
- a CDS encoding cohesin domain-containing protein, with amino-acid sequence MKSIGVILVMLCCWGGVLSAPIPAEAGEGMCFSFPDLRDRPGARLSMWLQASNMDAALAVEATVTYPADKLTAVSVAKTGFSGDMTLVSNLNTPGEIRIAMAGAGGISGNGELFEITFDATSEAGAHAAVQLQGIIVNEVAHPDCITHGSITTTTPAVSIGAPSASMTRAGPVSFTISYADVDTISLNAADVTLNRTGTADGAVQVAGEGMENRTITIASITGDGTLGISLEAGTASDSAGNAVAAAGPSATFDVHDLIFTITASAGTGGSISPSGAVSVDYGADKTFQITPAANYEIADVLVDGVSVGAVSSYAFHAVAADHTIEAAFARIRYTIAASAGAHGTIAPSGFVTVNQGADKTFSLKAETGYHVKDVLVDGVSKGAVASYTFTNVMCNHTIEGSFESNVAIVVDRTTIAVREGESAQFQVKLSERPLSDVVVFVAWTGGDTDVNVLSGSRLTFTPVNWNSYQPVRLTAVPDEDMLGGSAVICLSADYVAPIKVRVKEVDLCQCPSLLALSDLNGNGYPEIAVLKRNPVAGTSRVYIKDSGTGALVRTVTFTSGYAPRGLALIDDPAGRALAMLQVNPETGVVRVEVRDAYTGKRIRNVPFDKTYSPKALAVLPDFNGDGASELAVLCVSPATGGVKAQVRACQTGLLLKDVAFARGYTPKGFVPMPDLNKNTAPELVFLGASQAGGNILAQVKDSRTGSLIKSVSFNKAYVPQALSSVPDVNSNGVPELAVIGRSSAGAVVAQLKDPVTGALVKTVKFSKSGSAMGVAVVPDAGQPGGSRLATLRFNGLPGKMTVEERDPLTGALIRNIPFTHPTFPLAVAALPEADGSDGPGIAVLGIHKASGRMRVEIRDALTGISLRRFLVP; translated from the coding sequence ATGAAATCCATTGGTGTTATTCTCGTCATGCTCTGCTGCTGGGGAGGCGTGCTGAGCGCACCGATCCCGGCCGAGGCAGGTGAGGGCATGTGCTTCAGCTTCCCCGATCTTCGGGACAGGCCCGGCGCCAGGCTGAGCATGTGGCTTCAGGCATCGAACATGGATGCCGCTCTGGCCGTTGAGGCAACCGTGACCTACCCTGCGGACAAGCTCACCGCCGTTTCGGTTGCGAAAACCGGCTTTTCCGGCGACATGACCCTGGTTTCGAACCTGAATACTCCCGGTGAAATTCGTATCGCGATGGCGGGCGCCGGCGGGATTTCCGGAAACGGAGAGCTGTTCGAGATCACGTTCGATGCGACGTCCGAAGCCGGAGCTCACGCCGCCGTGCAACTTCAGGGCATCATTGTGAATGAGGTTGCTCACCCTGACTGCATCACTCACGGTTCCATCACCACCACCACGCCCGCGGTGTCCATCGGGGCTCCTTCGGCATCTATGACCAGAGCTGGGCCGGTAAGCTTCACGATCAGCTATGCGGATGTCGATACGATCAGCTTGAACGCGGCCGATGTCACCCTCAACAGGACCGGCACCGCCGACGGCGCCGTCCAGGTTGCGGGAGAGGGCATGGAAAACCGGACGATCACGATTGCGAGCATCACCGGCGACGGCACCCTGGGAATCAGCCTCGAGGCGGGCACGGCAAGCGATTCCGCCGGGAACGCGGTGGCGGCTGCGGGACCGAGCGCGACCTTTGATGTCCACGATCTCATCTTCACGATTACGGCCAGTGCCGGAACGGGAGGGTCCATCTCGCCGTCGGGAGCCGTGAGCGTCGACTACGGGGCGGACAAGACATTTCAAATCACACCCGCGGCAAACTATGAAATCGCCGACGTGCTGGTGGACGGGGTGTCCGTGGGGGCCGTTTCGAGCTACGCCTTTCACGCTGTCGCGGCGGATCACACGATCGAGGCCGCATTTGCGCGGATCAGGTACACCATCGCCGCAAGCGCCGGCGCCCACGGAACGATCGCTCCATCGGGGTTCGTGACCGTGAACCAGGGTGCCGACAAGACGTTCTCCCTGAAGGCCGAGACCGGCTATCACGTGAAGGACGTCCTGGTGGATGGGGTTTCCAAGGGGGCCGTGGCGTCCTATACCTTCACCAACGTCATGTGCAACCACACGATCGAGGGCAGTTTCGAGTCGAATGTGGCCATAGTGGTCGACAGGACGACGATCGCGGTTCGCGAAGGAGAGTCGGCGCAATTTCAGGTGAAGCTCAGCGAGCGGCCGCTCTCGGACGTGGTGGTCTTCGTTGCATGGACCGGCGGCGACACCGACGTCAATGTTCTGAGTGGAAGCCGCCTCACCTTCACCCCCGTCAACTGGAACAGCTATCAGCCCGTGCGGCTCACGGCGGTCCCGGATGAGGACATGCTCGGCGGGTCGGCGGTGATTTGCCTGAGCGCCGATTATGTCGCCCCGATCAAGGTGAGGGTCAAGGAAGTCGACCTTTGCCAGTGCCCATCGCTGCTTGCGCTGTCAGACCTCAACGGCAACGGATACCCGGAAATCGCTGTGTTGAAGAGGAATCCCGTGGCAGGAACCAGCCGTGTTTACATCAAGGATTCGGGGACGGGAGCGCTGGTCCGAACGGTCACCTTCACTTCAGGTTATGCGCCAAGAGGGTTGGCTTTGATTGACGATCCTGCCGGGCGTGCGCTGGCCATGCTCCAGGTCAATCCCGAGACGGGCGTTGTTCGGGTTGAGGTGAGAGATGCTTACACCGGGAAGCGGATCAGAAACGTGCCGTTCGATAAGACCTATTCTCCGAAAGCACTGGCGGTGCTCCCCGATTTCAACGGCGACGGCGCCTCGGAATTGGCGGTTTTGTGCGTCAGTCCGGCTACCGGCGGCGTCAAGGCACAGGTAAGAGCTTGTCAAACCGGCTTGCTTTTAAAGGATGTCGCGTTCGCCAGGGGCTATACGCCAAAAGGATTCGTGCCGATGCCGGACCTCAACAAGAATACCGCTCCGGAACTGGTGTTCCTGGGAGCGAGCCAAGCCGGCGGGAATATCCTGGCGCAGGTGAAAGACTCCCGAACCGGTTCGTTGATCAAGTCGGTTTCTTTCAACAAGGCGTACGTGCCGCAGGCGCTCTCCTCGGTGCCGGATGTCAATTCGAACGGCGTTCCCGAGCTTGCCGTCATCGGAAGATCGAGTGCCGGGGCCGTTGTTGCCCAGCTCAAAGACCCCGTGACGGGAGCTCTCGTCAAGACGGTGAAGTTCAGCAAGTCGGGTTCGGCCATGGGCGTTGCGGTGGTCCCGGATGCGGGGCAGCCGGGCGGTTCGAGGCTCGCAACGCTGCGTTTCAACGGCCTCCCGGGAAAGATGACGGTTGAGGAACGCGATCCGCTGACGGGTGCTTTGATCCGGAACATCCCCTTTACCCATCCCACTTTTCCCCTGGCGGTGGCAGCGTTGCCCGAGGCCGACGGCAGCGACGGTCCGGGCATTGCGGTATTGGGCATCCACAAAGCTTCCGGCCGGATGAGGGTGGAGATACGGGATGCATTGACCGGTATTTCGCTCAGGAGGTTCCTCGTTCCCTAA